From Mangifera indica cultivar Alphonso unplaced genomic scaffold, CATAS_Mindica_2.1 Un_0001, whole genome shotgun sequence, the proteins below share one genomic window:
- the LOC123205034 gene encoding uncharacterized protein LOC123205034, with product MEEAACNAVLEVGKCLSAPIGRQFMYLYNYKTNFHNLENEAARLEDARDEVKDKVVAAENNVEKIKQTVKNWQRHVDSTIEETKKLIQEKSNSSCFNLITYYKNGRKAWKTLNAITELLQEEKTFAKVSLPTTHEVIRLTNKDYEEFESRRSVFNDVLKSLDDPEVGIIGVYGMGGIGKTTLVREVGHQAKKNQTLDEVVFVEVSDKPDIKKIQDELATQLGVKFDTDAERVSKLFDRLKNGKKVLVILDNIWAELNLEALGIPCGDDRGGCKLLLTARDLTVLRSMDSKKNFSMGFLEEEEAWSLFKKMAGDIVDQTNKLGSLPNEVCNECHGLPVVITAIAKALSHRRHVPEWEDALLELRKPFPAKFAGKLEKEYLRIALSYNYLKGNELKKTLLICSLMENNTTISDLVKLIMGLDILERGNLSMKQARNRLASLVYELKDSCLLLDGSTSEQFSMHDVVRSVVIIIACKDHHVFTERNDIEREWSNKEQLKKCTVISLADCHMISGILPLNCPKLEFFSTSMDSPFEISENFFVGIKNIKVLRFFSLKVSSLPKSLGFLINVQMLCLDCGKFSDAAIIGKLKKLKILSLQSCHIKQLPGEIGNLTQLRFLDLSYCEQLEVIVPNVISSLLRLEELYVRGCSILSKADTLKELKGLSKLTTLEIDISDDQILQEDFFSKKFERYNISIGNGATGFGGSYISGDDRKNMHVESCWLNISGDDRKNMHVESCWLIEHADLRMLKLNLNSFIWHKELQLLSNVEFLCVDKLQGIKNDLSELDKKGFSELKYLYVHNNPNIVCIVDSTKCISHRVFPLLESLIVFNLINLEKICYGPPSTEPFYYLKFIEVKSCDKLENILSFSNASKSLSQLQLIKVENCKNLAEIFAVESKNRASKNEVIDKIEFCQLRFLKLCELPRIARFYSNINSEDAEIDTVIPFFDEKVVFRSLEALELKAINFEKIWDDKLPTTSCYYQNLERLIVDGCQKLKFVFPLSIIENFKQLQHLEISCCKELKEIVAKEETEGTTTFIFPRVVFLKLRGLPKLTTFYHDKHNSNWPILKELEVHDCGMLDIFTSEYKVVVPNLEVLNSVNSEILWDSQLVTISSCYQNLTSMILNGCEKLKYVFLPSMVKSFEQLEHIEICNCSVLKEIISKEVEANKTFIFPRVTFLKLENLPELATFYPGVHTSEWPMLKKLEVCNCDKIKIFTSEYMSFPDNNEGQHDIWAKHSLFLVDKINLNLEKLTLSRVDEMITLLHQFPENFCRCTIEIKQDKSANISVGILQRSVKLEKLILSCCSYKEIFTCGEDEKHTKTLIHIKSLELRNLFYAKLLWGKGSKLDSLLQNLEVLEVNYCYRMINVLPSSASFENLTVLNVVLCGGLMNLLTPAIAKNLVQLREMKIEFCRMMTEIVSNKTEDVAAEDEIVFGNLKLLSLHYLQNLICFYSGNYALKFPALEELTVDGCPMMMTFSVGNLNTPSLQKVQRNMWGENTLDCESDLNAIIQRLHEEEINPNSDKLTLSSVDDMIKWLHQFPENFCRCTIEIEQDKSTNISVGILQRLVKLEKLILSGCSYKEIFTCGEDEKHTKILMHVKSLELRYLSYAKYLWGKGSKLDSLLQNLEVLEVNCCNRMINVLPSSASFENLTVLNVVWCDGLMNLLTPAIAKNLVQLREMKIGFCRMMAEIVSNKTEDVAAEDEIVFGKLKLLSLEKLKSLTCFYSGSYALKFPYLEELTVDGCPGMKTFFAGNLYTPSLQKVQEDWSDEDKWSWNGNLNATIQLLYEKEVNSKSEKLILSGKDVTLIWQEQFSEHQFSKVKILKIIKDESSNIPIGILQRFNNLKKLVLRSSSYKEIFLCEKDEKDVSMLTQIKELKLRGLFNLEYMWKEKSHLDSILQNLEMLDVNFCHNLISIVPSSATFENLITLEVWYCDGLINLVSSSTAKSLVRLEQLRLSQCKMMAEVVSSEGGTKAEEIVFDKLKLLSLHNLKNLASFCAGNYVFKFPALEELIVEECHNMKTFFKGVLSVPSLRKVKQGLYDELGCWEGDLNTTIQFLHRTKCFWFQVFCSRIDCGSPASLVPCIVLSFQNQPLQLLTCCACHGITAFAGFFCRIQSQIFSTSLPRFSVLRSCFLWLAVAAQRFCFLVVTAIESCLPSTAVCLAFLFFSSAAVCLAEFILLLVAGFCYGDLFLLCFS from the exons ATGGAAGAAGCTGCTTGCAACGCTGTTTTAGAAGTTGGAAAGTGCTTAAGTGCTCCGATTGGCCGTCAGTTTATGTACTTGTACAATTACAAAACCAACTTTCACAATCTTGAAAACGAAGCTGCAAGGCTGGAAGATGCAAGAGATGAAGTGAAGGATAAGGTTGTTGCTGCTGAAAATAATGTGGAAAAGATCAAACAGACTGTTAAGAACTGGCAGAGGCATGTGGATTCCACCATTGAAGAAACAAAGAAGCTGATTCAAGAGAAATCAAACAGCAGTTGTTTCAACTTGATCACTTACTACAAAAATGGCAGGAAAGCATGGAAAACGCTGAACGCTATAACTGAACTTCTTCaggaagaaaaaacatttgCTAAAGTTTCTCTTCCTACCACTCATGAAGTCATTCGGCTCACTAACAAAGATTATGAGGAATTTGAATCAAGAAGGTCAGTTTTCAACGATGTGCTGAAGTCATTAGATGATCCTGAGGTTGGAATTATTGGGGTTTATGGAATGGGTGGAATTGGTAAAACCACACTGGTCAGAGAAGTTGGTCATCAAGCCAAGAAAAACCAGACCTTGGATGAGGTGGTTTTCGTAGAGGTGTCTGATAAACCAGATATTAAAAAGATTCAAGATGAACTTGCGACTCAGTTAGGCGTGAAATTTGATACGGACGCTGAACGAGTAAGCAAGTTGTTTGATAGACTGAAGAACGGTAAAAAAGTgcttgtaattttagataatatatggGCAGAATTAAATTTGGAGGCTCTCGGTATTCCTTGTGGAGATGATCGTGGGGGATGTAAATTATTGCTGACAGCAAGAGATCTTACGGTATTACGGAGTATGGATTCTAAGAAAAATTTCTCGATGGGTTTCttagaggaagaagaagcttgGAGCTTATTTAAGAAGATGGCAG GTGATATTgttgatcaaacaaataagCTGGGTTCTCTGCCGAATGAAGTATGCAATGAATGTCATGGTTTGCCAGTTGTCATTACTGCCATAGCGAAAGCATTAAGTCACAGGAGACATGTCCCTGAATGGGAAGATGCCCTGCTAGAACTAAGAAAGCCTTTTCCAGCAAAGTTTGCAGGTAAGctagaaaaagaatatttaaggATTGCGTTGAGTTACAATTATCTAAAAGGCAACGAGCTCAAGAAAACTTTGCTAATTTGTAGCCTAATGGAAAATAATACTACCATTTCAGACTTGGTCAAACTCATTATGGGTTTAGATATATTGGAAAGAGGTAACCTTTCTATGAAACAAGCACGAAATAGGCTGGCAAGTCTTGTCTATGAACTCAAGGATTCTTGTTTGTTGCTTGATGGTTCAACCAGTGAACAGTTTTCCATGCATGATGTTGTTCGTTCAGTTGTCATAATAATTGCATGTAAAGATCATCATGTATTTACAGAGCGAAATGACATTGAGAGGGAATGGTCAAATAAAGAACAATTGAAAAAATGCACTGTAATCTCACTAGCTGATTGTCATATGATTAGTGGGATTTTGCCTTTAAATTGtccaaaacttgaatttttcagtACAAGCATGGACAGTCCTTTTGAAAtctctgaaaatttttttgtgGGGATAAAAAACATCAAGGTTCTACGATTCTTTTCCTTGAAGGTATCGTCCTTGCCAAAGTCCCTTGGTTTTCTCATAAATGTTCAAATGTTATGTTTGGATTGTGGCAAATTTTCAGATGCAGCAATCATTGGAAAGTTGAAAAAACTAAAGATTCTTAGCTTGCAATCTTGTCATATTAAACAATTGCCTGGAGAAATAGGTAACTTGACTCAGTTACGGTTTTTAGATTTAAGTTATTGTGAGCAACTAGAAGTTATTGTACCGAATGTTATATCAAGCTTATTGCGATTGGAAGAATTGTATGTGAGAGGATGCTCAATTTTGTCAAAGGCTGACACACTTAAAGAGTTGAAGGGTTTGTCCAAATTGACAACTTTAGAAATAGACATTTCAGATGATCAAATTTTGCAAGAAGACTTCTTCTCCAAAAAGTTTGAAAGGTACAATATATCAATTGGAAATGGGGCTACTGGTTTTGGTGGGTCCTACATATCGGGTGATGATCGGAAGAACATGCATGTTGAAAGTTGTTGGCTAAACATATCGGGTGATGATCGGAAGAACATGCATGTTGAAAGTTGTTGGCTAATTGAGCATGCTGATTTAAGAATGCTGAAACTGAATCTTAATTCTTTCATCTGGCATAAGGAATTGCAGTTGTTATCAAATGTTGAGTTCTTATGCGTAGACAAATTGCAGGGTATCAAGAATGATCTCTCCGAATTAGACAAGAAGGGTTTTTCTGAATTAAAATATCTCTATGTCCATAATAATCCTAACATTGTGTGCATTGTTGACTCAACAAAGTGCATTTCTCATCGGGTCTTTCCACTCCTGGAGTCTCTGATTGTTTTCAACTTGATTAACTTGGAAAAGATATGCTATGGTCCACCCTCAACAGAGCCTTTCTACTACTTAAAATTTATAGAAGTGAAAAGCTGTGATAAGTTGGAAAATATCTTGTCATTCTCCAATGCTAGCAAAAGCCTTTCACAACTTCAATTAATTAAGGTGGAAAATTGCAAGAATTTGGCTGAGATTTTTGCTGTTGAAAGTAAAAATAGAGCAAGCAAAAATGAAGTAATTGATAAGATTGAATTCTGTCAATTACGCTTCTTGAAGTTGTGTGAACTTCCAAGGATTGCAAGATTTTACTCAAATATCAATTCCGAGGATGCGGAAATTGATACTGTCATACCATTTTTCGACGAAAAG GTTGTTTTCCGGAGTTTGGAAGCCTTAGAGCTTAAAGCAATTAATTTTGAGAAGATTTGGGATGACAAACTTCCAACGACCTCTTGTTACTATCAGAATTTGGAAAGATTGATTGTGGATGGCTGTCAAAagctaaaatttgtatttccgTTATCTATAATCGAAAACTTTAAACAGCTTCAACACCTTGAGATAAGCTGTTGTAAGGAATTAAAAGAGATTGTTGCCAAAGAAGAAACAGAAGGTACTACTACATTTATCTTTCCAAGGGTAGTCTTTTTGAAACTCAGAGGATTGCCCAAGCTTACAACTTTCTACCATGATAAGCACAACTCAAATTGGCCCATTTTAAAGGAGTTGGAGGTGCATGATTGTGGCATGCTAGACATATTTACTTCAGAATATAAG GTTGTTGTCCCCAATTTGGAGGTCTTAAATTCAGTCAATTCTGAAATACTCTGGGATAGTCAACTTGTGACAATTTCTTCTTGCTATCAAAACTTGACAAGCATGATCCTGAATGGTtgtgaaaaactaaaatatgtatttttaccATCCATGGTGAAAAGTTTTGAGCAGCTTGAACACATTGAGATATGTAATTGTAGTGTTTTGAAGGAGATTATTTCAAAAGAAGTGGAAGCAAACAAGACATTTATATTTCCGCGAGTAACTTTCCTAAAACTGGAGAATTTGCCTGAACTTGCAACTTTTTATCCTGGGGTACACACTTCTGAATGGCCGATGTTAAAGAAGTTGGAGGTGTGTAAttgtgacaaaataaaaatattcacttCAGAATATATGAGCTTCCCTGATAATAATGAGGGTCAACATGATATTTGGGCGAAACATTCCCTCTTCTTGGTGGACAAG ATTAACCTCAATTTGGAGAAATTAACCCTAAGCAGAGTGGATGAAATGATAACATTGCTGCATCAGTTTCCAGAAAACTTTTGTAGATGTACAATTGAGATCAAACAGGATAAATCTGCCAATATTTCAGTTGGCATCCTTCAGAGATCGGTTAAGCTGGAGAAGCTCATACTCAGTTGCTGTTCATACAAAGAGATATTTACATGTGGAGAGGATGAGAAACATACAAAGACATTGATACACATAAAAAGTTTGGAGTTGAGGAATCTTTTTTATGCGAAGTTACTTTGGGGAAAAGGCTCCAAACTAGActctcttcttcaaaatcttgaagTTCTAGAAGTAAATTATTGTTATAGAATGATAAATGTTCTGCCATCCTCAGCATCTTTTGAGAATCTAACAGTTCTGAATGTAGTTTTGTGTGGTGGATTGATGAACTTACTCACACCTGCAATAGCAAAAAATTTGGTGCAGCTGagagaaatgaaaattgaattttgcaGAATGATGACAGAAATAGTATCAAATAAGACAGAAGATGTAGcagcagaagatgaaattgtttttggcaATCTGAAGTTGTTGTCACTTCACTACTTACAAAATCTCATATGCTTCTACTCTGGGAATTATGCATTGAAATTCCCGGCTTTGGAAGAATTAACTGTAGATGGCTGTCCTATGATGATGACTTTCTCTGTAGGAAACTTAAACACACCAAGTTTACAGAAAGTTCAACGTAATATGTGGGGTGAAAACACATTGGACTGCGAGAGTGACCTAAATGCAATTATACAACGACTGCACGAAGAAGAG ATTAACCCCAATTCGGATAAATTAACCTTAAGCAGTGTGGATGACATGATAAAATGGCTGCATCAGTTTCCAGAAAACTTTTGTAGATGTACAATTGAGATCGAACAGGATAAATCTACCAATATTTCAGTTGGCATTCTTCAGAGATTGGTTAAACTGGAAAAACTCATACTCAGTGGCTGCTCATATAAAGAGATTTTTACATGTGGAGAGGATGAGAAACATACAAAGATCTTGATGCATGTAAAAAGTTTGGAGTTGCGTTATCTTTCTTATGCAAAGTACCTTTGGGGAAAAGGCTCCAAACTAGActctcttcttcaaaatcttgaagTTCTAGAAGTAAATTGTTGTAATAGAATGATAAATGTTCTGCCATCCTCAGCTTCTTTTGAGAATCTAACAGTTCTTAATGTAGTTTGGTGTGATGGATTGATGAACTTACTCACACCTGCAATTGCAAAGAATTTGGTGCAGTTGAGAGAAATGAAAATTGGATTTTGCAGAATGATGGCAGAAATAGTGTCAAATAAGACAGAAGATGTAGcagcagaagatgaaattgtttttggcaAACTGAAGTTGCTGTCACTTGAAAAGTTGAAAAGTCTCACATGTTTCTACTCTGGGAGTTATGCATTGAAATTCCCATATTTGGAAGAATTGACTGTAGATGGTTGTCCTGGGATGAAGACTTTCTTTGCAGGAAACTTATACACACCAAGTTTACAGAAAGTTCAAGAAGATTGGAGCGATGAAGACAAATGGAGTTGGAACGGTAACCTAAATGCCACCATACAACTACTGTATGAAAAAGAG GTTAACTCCAAGTCAGAGAAATTGATACTAAGTGGAAAAGACGTCACACTTATATGGCAAGAACAGTTTTCAGAACATCAATTTTCCAAAGTAAAAATTCTTAAGATCATTAAGGATGAATCATCTAACATTCCAATTGGAATTCTTCAGAGAtttaacaatctcaaaaaaCTTGTACTACGATCGAGTTCATATAAGGAGATATTCTTATGtgaaaaagatgagaaagaTGTAAGCATGCTCACACAAATAAAGGAACTAAAGTTACGGGGGCTTTTCAATTTGGAGTACATGTggaaagaaaaatctcatctggactcaattcttcaaaatcttgaaatgTTAGATGTAAATTTTTGCCACAATTTGATCAGTATAGTGCCGTCTTCAGCaacttttgaaaatctcataactCTAGAGGTATGGTACTGTGATGGATTGATAAACTTAGTATCATCTTCAACAGCCAAAAGTTTGGTGCGACTCGAACAATTGAGACTGTCACAATGTAAAATGATGGCAGAAGTAGTATCAAGTGAGGGGGGTACAAAAGCCGAGgaaattgtttttgacaaattaaagCTGCTGTCacttcataatttaaaaaatctcgCAAGCTTCTGTGCTGGTAATTACGTCTTCAAATTTCCAGCTTTGGAAGAATTGATAGTTGAGGAATGCCACAATATGAAGACTTTCTTTAAAGGAGTCTTAAGTGTACCAAGTTTACGAAAAGTAAAACAGGGTTTGTATGACGAATTAGGATGCTGGGAGGGTGACCTTAATACTACTATTCAATTTCTACACAGAACAAAGTG CTTCTGGTTTCAGGTGTTCTGCTCCAGAATAGATTGTGGATCCCCTGCTTCCTTGGTTCCCTGTATTGTCCTGTCTTTCCAGAACCAACCTCTGCAATTGCTTACCTGCTGTGCTTGTCATGGGATTACGGCTTTTGCAGGTTTCTTCTGCAGGATCCAATCCCAGATTTTTTCTACTTCTCTGCCCAGATTTTCTGTCCTACGCTCCTGCTTTCTCTGGTTGGCTGTAGCAGCCCAACGTTTCTGCTTCCTGGTTGTCACTGCAATAGAATCCTGCCTTCCTTCTACTGCAGTCTGTTTGGCTTTTTTATTCTTCTCCAGTGCTGCAGTCTGTTTGGCTGAATTTATTCTTCTACTGGTTGCTGGGTTCTGCTATGGAGATTTATTTTTGCTGTGTTTCTCTTGA